The following proteins come from a genomic window of Bradyrhizobium paxllaeri:
- a CDS encoding MFS transporter yields MENARYRWVIVAAGGLLGCVAIGGMFSLPVFLQPIARDTGWSVTGISSAMTIGFLAMAFTSMAWGTLSDRLGPRPVVLTGSVVLAASLGLASVATSLVVFQFVFGLMVGGAAAAILPPMMATVTGWFDTHRSLAVSLVSAGMGMAPMTMSPLAAWLVSNHDWRTSMQIVALVVAAIMIPVSLLVRRAPALESKSAALSTASAEPEMSLAQALRSPQFIILLLTNFFCCATHSGPIIHTVSYAISCGIPMIAAVTIYSIEGLAGMGGRIAFGLLGDRFGAKRVLVFGLLAQAFGALGYVFVRELAAFYAVAALFGFLYAGTMPLYAVLVRENFPLRMMGTVIGGTAMAGSLGMATGPLAGGLIYDTFASYAWLYIGSWIIGLGAFLIMMTFRPVPAVRTAPVPA; encoded by the coding sequence TGTTTTCACTGCCGGTGTTTTTGCAGCCGATCGCGCGCGACACCGGCTGGTCGGTGACCGGCATATCCAGCGCCATGACCATCGGCTTCCTGGCGATGGCCTTCACCAGCATGGCCTGGGGCACCTTGTCCGACCGGCTCGGACCGCGGCCGGTGGTGCTGACCGGCTCGGTGGTGCTGGCGGCGAGTCTTGGACTCGCCAGCGTCGCGACGTCGCTGGTCGTATTTCAGTTCGTCTTCGGGCTGATGGTCGGTGGCGCCGCGGCTGCGATTTTGCCGCCGATGATGGCGACCGTCACCGGCTGGTTCGACACCCATCGCAGCCTTGCGGTGTCGCTGGTCTCCGCCGGCATGGGCATGGCGCCCATGACCATGTCACCGCTCGCCGCCTGGCTGGTCTCGAACCACGACTGGCGGACCTCGATGCAGATCGTGGCGCTCGTTGTCGCGGCGATCATGATCCCGGTCTCGCTGCTGGTGCGCCGTGCGCCCGCGCTCGAAAGCAAGTCGGCCGCGCTATCCACCGCGTCGGCGGAACCGGAAATGTCGCTCGCCCAAGCGCTGCGCTCGCCGCAATTCATTATCCTGCTGCTGACGAATTTCTTCTGCTGCGCGACGCACTCGGGCCCGATCATCCACACCGTGAGCTACGCCATCAGTTGCGGCATTCCGATGATCGCCGCCGTCACCATCTACAGCATCGAGGGCCTGGCGGGGATGGGCGGCCGCATCGCCTTCGGCCTGCTCGGCGACCGCTTCGGCGCCAAACGCGTGCTTGTGTTCGGCCTGCTGGCACAGGCGTTCGGCGCGCTCGGCTACGTCTTCGTGCGCGAGCTCGCCGCGTTCTATGCCGTCGCCGCATTGTTCGGCTTCCTCTATGCCGGCACCATGCCGCTCTACGCTGTTCTGGTGCGCGAAAACTTTCCGTTGCGAATGATGGGCACCGTGATCGGCGGCACGGCGATGGCCGGCAGCCTCGGCATGGCGACGGGGCCGCTCGCCGGCGGCCTGATCTACGACACCTTTGCGAGCTACGCTTGGCTCTATATCGGCTCTTGGATCATAGGCCTCGGCGCGTTCCTGATCATGATGACATTCAGGCCGGTGCCGGCGGTGCGGACGGCGCCGGTTCCGGCGTGA
- a CDS encoding cupin domain-containing protein codes for MRKLSAGFSLIPMTALALFMMLSAGPATAQTTQGTAANPPAAGSEKPHDDLAGKLVRRVIQRAPSSIPGREIVQVETEIPPGVESGWHVHPGEEVGFIVAGKVEMQVEGRPTVILNAGDGFLIPPRTPHNARDLGPETGRMLSTYIVEQGQPIATFVHQHAGK; via the coding sequence ATGCGCAAATTATCCGCGGGCTTCTCACTCATTCCAATGACTGCGCTCGCGCTGTTCATGATGCTTTCAGCCGGACCGGCGACGGCTCAGACCACACAGGGCACGGCCGCCAATCCGCCTGCGGCTGGATCCGAAAAGCCGCATGACGATCTGGCCGGCAAGCTGGTCCGCCGCGTGATCCAGCGCGCCCCGTCATCGATACCCGGCCGCGAGATCGTCCAGGTGGAGACGGAGATTCCACCCGGCGTCGAATCCGGATGGCATGTGCATCCCGGCGAAGAGGTCGGCTTCATCGTCGCCGGCAAGGTCGAGATGCAGGTCGAGGGAAGACCCACCGTCATTCTCAATGCCGGCGACGGCTTCCTGATTCCGCCGCGCACGCCACATAACGCGCGCGACCTCGGCCCGGAGACCGGGCGCATGCTGTCGACCTACATCGTCGAACAAGGCCAGCCGATCGCCACGTTCGTGCATCAGCACGCCGGGAAGTAG
- a CDS encoding VOC family protein → MSATAPRTPAVDLKLEVVVIPVADVERAKQFYANLGWRLDADFAGPDDYRVIQFTPPGSSASVIFGKNVTPAAPGSAQGLYLVVSDIEAARKELLDRGVAISDVFHANGDVHVGTDEPYLFGRNRLSGPHPERGTYRSYASFSDPDGNGWLLQEVTARLPGRVDGNATSFASSADLAAAFRRAAAAHGEYEKRNGGQYDVNWPDWYANYIVNEQAGRQQAA, encoded by the coding sequence ATGAGCGCTACAGCCCCCCGTACTCCCGCCGTCGACCTGAAGCTCGAAGTCGTCGTCATCCCCGTTGCCGACGTCGAACGCGCCAAGCAATTCTACGCGAACCTTGGCTGGCGGCTCGATGCCGACTTCGCCGGCCCCGACGACTACCGCGTGATCCAGTTCACCCCGCCCGGCTCCAGCGCCTCCGTCATCTTCGGCAAGAACGTGACCCCGGCCGCGCCCGGCTCCGCGCAGGGCCTCTATCTGGTCGTCTCCGACATCGAGGCCGCCCGCAAAGAGCTGCTCGACCGCGGCGTCGCAATCAGTGACGTATTTCACGCAAATGGCGATGTGCACGTCGGCACGGACGAGCCCTATCTGTTCGGACGCAATCGTCTGAGCGGTCCGCATCCTGAGCGCGGCACCTACCGCTCCTACGCTTCGTTCAGCGATCCCGACGGCAATGGCTGGCTGCTGCAGGAAGTCACCGCGCGATTGCCCGGACGCGTCGATGGGAATGCGACGAGCTTCGCCTCTTCCGCCGACCTCGCCGCCGCGTTCCGCAGGGCTGCTGCGGCGCACGGCGAATACGAGAAGCGCAATGGCGGCCAATACGATGTGAACTGGCCGGACTGGTACGCCAACTACATCGTCAACGAGCAGGCGGGCCGACAGCAGGCCGCGTGA
- a CDS encoding MarR family transcriptional regulator yields the protein MGDFLCFAVYSANLAFGRAYKKGLDELGLTYPQWIAIVALWEQDGQTVSELGEKMFLESNTLTPILKKLEAAGYLRRQRDPADERQVRISLTEAGRRLREKGMHMNLVSATGLKPDEFARLQENVVTLRDNLIKATAE from the coding sequence TTGGGCGACTTCCTGTGCTTTGCGGTCTATTCGGCCAATCTGGCCTTCGGGCGGGCCTACAAGAAGGGCCTGGACGAACTCGGCCTGACCTACCCGCAATGGATCGCGATCGTGGCACTGTGGGAGCAGGATGGCCAGACCGTGAGCGAACTCGGCGAGAAGATGTTTCTGGAATCCAACACGCTGACGCCGATCCTGAAAAAGCTCGAGGCGGCGGGCTATCTGCGCCGCCAGCGCGATCCCGCGGACGAACGGCAAGTGCGCATCAGCCTGACCGAGGCCGGCCGGCGGTTGCGCGAAAAGGGCATGCACATGAATCTCGTGAGCGCGACCGGATTGAAGCCCGACGAGTTCGCGCGGTTGCAGGAAAACGTCGTCACACTTCGCGACAATCTGATCAAGGCGACGGCAGAGTAG
- a CDS encoding SDR family oxidoreductase translates to MNVVSQETSLRGRIAVVAGATRGAGRGIAAALGEAGATVICTGRSSARADAPTRSDYDRPETIEETAELVTSLGGKGVAIPVDHLEPAQVAALAERIRAEHGRIDMLVNDIWGAEVLKGGPPQWNTPIWKLDLQKGLRILRLGIETHLVTSHYLLPLLVAQPGGLLVEVTDGTADYNATHYRISVFYDLVKQSVNRLAYSQGHELAPHGATAVAITPGWLRSEMMLQNFGVTETNWREALTERGGSKHQAPPDFALSESPRYVGRAVAALAADPDRGRWNQKSVSSGELASHYGFTDIDGTRPDIWRYTAEVREGGKVADPGDYR, encoded by the coding sequence ATGAATGTTGTGTCACAGGAGACTTCGCTTCGCGGACGGATCGCCGTTGTGGCAGGCGCGACGCGTGGCGCTGGCCGCGGCATCGCGGCTGCGCTCGGCGAGGCCGGCGCGACGGTGATCTGCACGGGGCGCAGCAGCGCTCGCGCCGATGCTCCGACGCGATCCGACTATGACCGGCCGGAGACGATCGAGGAGACCGCCGAACTCGTGACTAGCCTTGGCGGCAAAGGCGTCGCCATACCCGTCGACCATCTCGAACCGGCGCAGGTCGCGGCGCTGGCCGAGCGTATCCGCGCCGAGCATGGCCGCATCGACATGCTCGTCAACGATATCTGGGGCGCCGAAGTGCTGAAGGGCGGACCGCCGCAGTGGAATACGCCGATCTGGAAGCTCGACCTGCAGAAGGGCTTGCGGATTCTGCGGCTCGGCATCGAGACACATCTGGTGACCTCGCATTACCTGCTGCCGCTGCTGGTCGCGCAGCCCGGTGGTCTGCTGGTGGAAGTCACCGACGGCACGGCCGATTACAACGCAACGCATTACCGGATCTCGGTGTTTTACGATCTCGTCAAGCAGAGCGTGAACCGTCTCGCTTATTCGCAAGGCCACGAACTTGCACCGCACGGCGCGACAGCGGTGGCGATCACGCCGGGTTGGCTGCGCTCCGAAATGATGCTGCAAAATTTCGGCGTCACCGAAACGAACTGGCGGGAGGCGCTAACGGAACGGGGAGGCAGCAAGCATCAGGCGCCGCCGGATTTCGCGCTGTCGGAATCGCCGCGTTACGTCGGCCGCGCCGTGGCGGCGCTCGCCGCCGATCCCGATCGCGGCAGATGGAATCAAAAGTCAGTCAGCTCCGGCGAACTCGCGAGCCACTATGGCTTTACGGATATCGACGGCACGCGGCCCGACATCTGGCGTTACACCGCCGAGGTGAGGGAAGGCGGCAAGGTGGCGGACCCAGGTGACTATCGCTAG
- a CDS encoding GNAT family N-acetyltransferase, which translates to MSVHDSSTHPLDHPIWTALTTTQQALAEGDARARRFPTAITPFADMPDMSTESFAALGALMSPQDIAVLFTPDPVTLPADFKIALADTGEQMIGTILETPANGVDIVTLGVDDVPAMIELTELTKPGPFSTRTHELGTFLGIHVDGQLVAMIGERMKPAHYTEITAVCVHPSYRGRGYGQMLLSAISRHIVSRGEIPFLHVFTHNHSAIALYRRQGMEIRRRLHVTVLKKADG; encoded by the coding sequence ATGTCCGTTCATGACAGCTCCACCCATCCACTCGACCACCCGATCTGGACTGCGCTGACCACGACGCAACAGGCGCTGGCGGAAGGCGATGCTCGTGCGCGGCGTTTTCCGACGGCGATCACGCCATTCGCCGATATGCCCGATATGTCCACCGAGAGTTTTGCCGCGCTTGGCGCCTTGATGTCGCCGCAGGATATCGCCGTGCTGTTCACGCCCGATCCGGTGACGCTGCCTGCCGATTTCAAGATCGCTCTCGCCGATACCGGCGAACAGATGATCGGGACGATCCTTGAAACGCCGGCCAATGGCGTCGACATCGTCACCCTCGGCGTCGACGACGTTCCCGCGATGATCGAATTGACCGAACTCACCAAGCCCGGCCCGTTCAGCACGCGAACCCATGAACTCGGCACCTTCCTCGGCATCCACGTCGACGGACAACTGGTGGCGATGATCGGTGAGCGCATGAAGCCCGCTCACTATACCGAGATCACTGCGGTCTGCGTGCATCCATCCTACCGCGGCCGCGGTTACGGGCAGATGCTGCTATCCGCCATCTCCCGCCACATCGTGTCGCGCGGCGAAATTCCCTTCCTGCACGTGTTCACCCACAATCACTCGGCTATCGCGCTCTACCGGCGGCAGGGGATGGAAATCCGCCGTCGCCTGCACGTGACGGTGTTGAAGAAAGCGGATGGATAG
- a CDS encoding SRPBCC family protein — protein sequence MPESFVVQRETQIAAPRASVFAFLTDPEKIVQWMGSEATTEMHPGGLYLLKGVGSATARGTFREVVPVHRLAYSFGWEGNDEVPPGSGLIEIDLIEHDGGTLLRMTHSGLPSATHQASHAKGWAHYIGRLTLAAAGQDPGPDRGPNGTRNA from the coding sequence ATCGCCGCGCCGCGCGCCAGCGTGTTCGCCTTCCTGACGGACCCCGAGAAGATCGTGCAATGGATGGGCAGCGAGGCCACCACAGAGATGCATCCCGGCGGGCTGTACCTGCTGAAGGGCGTGGGCAGTGCCACCGCGCGCGGCACCTTCCGCGAGGTGGTGCCGGTGCATCGCCTCGCCTACAGCTTTGGCTGGGAAGGCAATGATGAGGTGCCGCCGGGATCAGGCCTGATCGAGATCGACCTGATCGAGCACGATGGCGGCACGTTGCTGCGAATGACCCATAGCGGTCTTCCCAGCGCGACGCATCAGGCAAGCCATGCCAAGGGTTGGGCGCACTATATCGGCAGGCTGACGCTGGCAGCCGCCGGCCAGGATCCCGGCCCCGACCGGGGCCCAAACGGCACGCGCAACGCGTGA